The Acidimicrobiales bacterium genome includes a window with the following:
- a CDS encoding ATP-binding cassette domain-containing protein, translated as MADTMIEVAGVKKAFGTTKALCGVDLTADRAKVLGLLGPNGAGKTTLVRILATLLAPDEGYARIGGLDVVHDAAAIRPIIGLAGQYAAVDETLTGRENIELVGRLYHLGRADVSRRADEVLERFSLTNAADRQVKTYSGGMRRRLDLGASLVARPPVIILDEPTTGLDPRSRVEMWGFIESLVADGTTILLTTQ; from the coding sequence ATGGCCGACACCATGATCGAGGTCGCGGGCGTCAAGAAGGCGTTCGGCACCACCAAGGCACTCTGCGGCGTCGACCTGACCGCCGATCGGGCCAAGGTCCTCGGCCTGCTCGGCCCCAACGGCGCCGGCAAGACGACGCTCGTGCGCATCCTCGCCACGCTGCTGGCCCCCGACGAGGGCTACGCCCGCATCGGCGGCCTCGACGTCGTGCATGACGCTGCCGCCATCCGCCCGATCATCGGCCTGGCCGGCCAATATGCGGCGGTCGACGAGACGCTGACCGGTCGGGAGAACATCGAGCTGGTCGGACGCCTGTACCACCTGGGCCGGGCCGACGTCAGCCGCCGGGCCGACGAGGTGCTCGAGCGCTTCTCCCTCACCAACGCCGCCGACCGCCAGGTGAAGACCTACTCGGGCGGCATGCGGCGCCGGCTCGACCTCGGGGCCAGCCTCGTCGCCCGCCCGCCGGTGATCATCCTCGACGAGCCCACGACCGGGCTCGACCCCCGTAGCCGGGTCGAGATGTGGGGCTTCATCGAGAGCCTGGTGGCGGACGGCACCACCATCCTGCTCACGACGCAG